A single Gemmatimonadota bacterium DNA region contains:
- a CDS encoding tetratricopeptide repeat protein, producing MADTGRLDELKHKFDENPKRYFAPLANEYRKAGDAELAIELCRTYLPQQPNHMSGYIVYGQALHDAGQTEESAAVFKQALSLDPENIIALRNLGDISRNAGDNVGAMRWYGKVLELDPRNEEISAFLTSLSAPGTRAFGPPAATTPERQAPPTIRPEPAPDASAVRLEDIFSEPDMAQTPFSTEERAEPQPVELESEQVFEDVSSESFEVTEWPAATDASANPESVSTPVIEGPWHTSPEEPTAESAAEAMHWSDESEEERTPLRFAEFMPEEEAAFAPTPEELGQTEPTAAPDVAAEPAPVAHAAPEMASAAAEPAEAGQGEESAPAAAQAPEPPVAQQAPAAADRESSPFVTETMAALYLSQGLHGEALAIYRQLAIRRDDPALRRKITELEAASTQQAPRETVRAFFARIGARRPNEKVEIAAQHGSSLAALFGSALQDANDVSAAQRLSGAFGNPQSGASHS from the coding sequence ATGGCCGATACGGGCCGGCTGGACGAGCTAAAACACAAGTTCGACGAGAACCCAAAGCGCTACTTCGCACCGCTGGCCAACGAGTATCGTAAGGCCGGAGACGCCGAGCTCGCGATCGAACTCTGCAGGACCTACCTCCCGCAGCAGCCGAATCACATGAGCGGCTATATCGTGTACGGCCAGGCGCTGCACGATGCCGGTCAGACCGAGGAATCCGCCGCTGTCTTCAAGCAGGCGCTCAGTCTCGATCCGGAGAACATCATCGCCCTCAGGAACCTCGGCGACATCTCCCGAAACGCCGGCGACAACGTCGGCGCCATGCGCTGGTACGGCAAGGTTCTCGAGCTCGACCCGCGAAACGAGGAAATCTCGGCGTTCCTCACCTCGCTTTCCGCGCCCGGCACCAGGGCCTTCGGGCCTCCAGCCGCCACAACGCCCGAACGTCAGGCCCCGCCTACTATTCGCCCCGAACCGGCTCCGGATGCGTCGGCAGTGCGGCTGGAAGACATATTCTCCGAGCCCGACATGGCGCAGACTCCGTTCTCCACTGAAGAGCGGGCCGAGCCGCAGCCAGTCGAACTGGAATCCGAACAAGTGTTCGAAGACGTTTCCAGCGAGTCGTTCGAGGTGACTGAATGGCCAGCCGCGACGGACGCCTCAGCCAATCCCGAATCGGTGTCCACACCGGTCATCGAAGGTCCGTGGCACACTAGCCCCGAAGAGCCGACCGCAGAGTCCGCGGCAGAGGCGATGCACTGGTCGGACGAAAGCGAAGAGGAGCGCACACCGCTTCGATTCGCCGAGTTCATGCCCGAAGAGGAGGCCGCTTTCGCACCGACTCCGGAAGAGCTGGGGCAAACGGAGCCCACGGCGGCACCTGACGTTGCCGCGGAACCCGCGCCCGTAGCCCACGCTGCCCCGGAAATGGCGTCTGCCGCGGCCGAACCGGCAGAGGCTGGCCAAGGTGAGGAATCGGCGCCCGCGGCCGCTCAGGCGCCTGAGCCGCCCGTTGCTCAGCAAGCACCGGCAGCGGCTGATCGTGAGTCATCTCCATTCGTCACTGAGACGATGGCGGCGCTTTATCTCAGCCAGGGGTTGCACGGCGAAGCGCTTGCGATCTATCGTCAGCTCGCCATCCGACGCGACGATCCGGCGCTGCGCCGGAAGATCACCGAGCTGGAGGCTGCTTCTACACAACAGGCTCCCCGTGAAACGGTGCGCGCCTTCTTCGCACGGATCGGCGCGCGCCGGCCCAACGAAAAGGTCGAGATCGCTGCTCAGCACGGGTCATCGCTAGCGGCACTTTTCGGATCTGCCCTGCAGGACGCAAACGACGTTAGCGCTGCGCAGCGGCTCTCGGGTGCGTTCGGCAATCCGCAGTCCGGCGCTTCGCACTCCTGA
- the aroQ gene encoding type II 3-dehydroquinate dehydratase codes for MRVAVINGPNLNMLGVREPAIYGSETLAQIEANLKSVAAELDATVDFFQSNSEGDLVTQVQKLRGAADGALVNAGAYSHSSLALRDAFAAVSVPFVEVHLSNVHAREPERHRLVLAGAAIGVVCGLGSYGYEAALRGLVRNLRALK; via the coding sequence CTGCGCGTCGCGGTCATCAACGGCCCGAATCTCAACATGCTCGGTGTTCGCGAGCCCGCGATTTACGGAAGCGAGACACTGGCGCAGATCGAGGCCAACCTGAAGAGTGTCGCTGCGGAGCTGGACGCAACGGTCGACTTCTTTCAATCCAACAGCGAGGGCGACCTCGTAACCCAGGTGCAGAAGCTTCGCGGCGCGGCTGACGGCGCGCTCGTCAATGCAGGAGCGTACTCGCATTCGAGCCTGGCTCTGCGCGATGCGTTTGCCGCAGTCTCGGTGCCGTTCGTCGAAGTTCATCTCTCCAACGTTCATGCGCGCGAGCCCGAGCGTCATCGTCTCGTACTGGCCGGCGCCGCGATCGGTGTGGTGTGCGGACTGGGCAGTTACGGCTACGAGGCGGCACTCCGCGGACTCGTTCGCAACTTGCGAGCGCTCAAGTAA
- a CDS encoding aminopeptidase P family protein has translation MPDRRSARAARLVDALTEHHLDALLVTGRANIRYITGFSGSSALLLVTARDSVLITDFRYQTQVGAEVGDLVRVRVEATSLWDGLWAELGQFPGRAVIGFGSAHVTHREFQRFLDDAAGARWQWRPQGDIVEGMRESKDEGEVALIEQAAGMATRALAHALQQVRAGITELEIAGILEKALRDEGSEAHPFETIVASGPRSALPHARASRRVIESGDLLLLDFGAEYGGYCSDVTRTVVVGRASDEVRGLYDIVRVANERAARAVHAGMTGSDADAVARDYISAAGFGGDFGHSLGHGIGLEVHEAPRLARTAAAKLPADTVVTIEPGIYRPEWGGVRIEDDVYLSADGPRLLTDFTHELLELSA, from the coding sequence ATGCCGGATCGTCGTAGTGCTCGCGCCGCGCGGCTGGTCGACGCGTTGACGGAACATCATCTCGACGCGCTGCTCGTCACCGGCCGCGCCAACATCCGCTACATCACGGGATTTTCGGGATCGAGCGCGCTGCTCCTCGTAACGGCGCGTGACAGCGTTCTCATAACGGACTTCCGGTATCAGACCCAGGTTGGCGCTGAAGTCGGCGATCTCGTGCGCGTGCGAGTGGAGGCGACGAGTCTCTGGGACGGGTTGTGGGCCGAGCTCGGCCAGTTTCCCGGGCGCGCGGTGATCGGCTTCGGATCTGCGCACGTCACGCATCGAGAGTTCCAGCGTTTTCTGGATGATGCCGCCGGTGCGCGCTGGCAGTGGCGGCCTCAGGGCGACATCGTCGAGGGCATGCGCGAGTCAAAGGACGAGGGCGAAGTTGCGCTCATCGAACAGGCCGCCGGGATGGCGACGCGCGCTCTCGCGCATGCGTTGCAGCAGGTCCGCGCCGGAATCACCGAGCTGGAGATCGCCGGAATCCTCGAAAAGGCGCTCCGTGATGAAGGAAGCGAAGCGCATCCATTCGAGACCATCGTGGCCTCGGGGCCTCGCTCGGCGCTGCCGCATGCGCGCGCGAGCCGGCGCGTGATCGAGAGCGGCGATCTGCTATTGCTCGATTTTGGCGCCGAATACGGCGGGTACTGCTCCGACGTGACAAGAACCGTCGTCGTCGGGCGCGCCAGCGACGAGGTGCGCGGGCTGTACGACATCGTCCGGGTGGCAAACGAGCGTGCGGCCAGAGCAGTCCACGCGGGAATGACCGGATCGGATGCCGATGCGGTTGCACGCGATTATATATCTGCCGCCGGCTTCGGCGGCGACTTCGGGCACTCGCTCGGCCATGGGATCGGTCTGGAAGTGCACGAGGCTCCGCGGCTGGCACGTACTGCTGCCGCGAAACTCCCGGCCGATACGGTCGTCACCATTGAACCGGGCATCTACCGTCCGGAGTGGGGCGGCGTTCGGATCGAGGATGACGTGTATCTCAGCGCGGATGGACCGCGCCTGCTCACCGATTTTACCCACGAACTGCTGGAGCTGTCCGCGTGA
- the accB gene encoding acetyl-CoA carboxylase biotin carboxyl carrier protein, translated as MIDLRYVKKLVEMLDESTVDSIEISTEKGMKIRISKTPQQRGGVSVAQPMAMPVAAVPQPVVSAPVAPSAESVAAARADEARANYLEVKSPMVGTYYSSPEPGAKQYVTVGERITKGQTLCIIEAMKIMNEIESEFDGVVREILVDNAQPVEYGQVLFRIDPNA; from the coding sequence GTGATAGATCTGCGCTATGTCAAGAAGCTGGTTGAGATGCTGGACGAGTCCACTGTTGACTCGATCGAGATCTCGACAGAAAAGGGGATGAAGATACGAATCTCCAAGACACCGCAGCAGCGCGGCGGTGTATCCGTCGCCCAGCCGATGGCAATGCCCGTGGCGGCGGTACCGCAGCCCGTGGTGTCCGCTCCGGTTGCGCCGAGCGCAGAGAGCGTGGCGGCAGCGCGCGCGGATGAAGCGCGGGCGAACTACCTCGAAGTCAAGTCACCGATGGTCGGCACCTACTATTCGTCACCGGAGCCAGGAGCGAAGCAGTACGTGACCGTCGGCGAGCGCATCACCAAGGGCCAGACGCTCTGCATCATCGAGGCGATGAAGATCATGAACGAGATCGAGTCGGAGTTCGACGGTGTGGTTCGCGAGATTCTGGTGGACAACGCACAGCCGGTTGAATATGGCCAGGTACTCTTCCGCATCGACCCCAACGCG